Proteins from one Scylla paramamosain isolate STU-SP2022 chromosome 3, ASM3559412v1, whole genome shotgun sequence genomic window:
- the LOC135096198 gene encoding fibroblast growth factor 1-like produces the protein MAARRTPAPPRRGRMSKCCRCLCCKEESSDDSDLEEEVPLPPGLLPVQNEAKAQETVPVHTPTASRECLLEQPLRERLLRQPQLSVRKQLFSMTGWNLAIFPDMAVRGTREFYNIYAILEVRAVGKGEVQIRGVDSNLFLAMSHKGKLYGEPNELKENTVWVETLSGAFYNYLSKKYAHMGWYLGLKKSGKPKRGHKTEYGQRAVQFLPRHPYPIG, from the exons ATGGCGGCGCGGCGgacccctgccccgccccgtcgGGGCAGGATGTCCAAGTGCTGCCGCTGTCTATGCTGCAAAGAGGAAAGCTCCGACGACTCAGacttagaggaggaggtgccGCTGCCCCCGGGCCTCCTGCCTGTGCAGAACGAGGCCAAGGCGCAGGAGACGGTGCCCGTCCACACCCCCACGGCCAGCAG GGAGTGCCTTCTGGAGCAACCCCTACGGGAGCGTCTGCTGCGGCAGCCTCAGCTCAGCGTCAGGAAGCAGCTGTTCTCCATGACGGGCTGGAACCTTGCCATCTTCCCGGACATGGCGGTCAGGGGCACCAGAGAGTTCTACAACATTTACg CCATCTTGGAAGTGCGGGCGGTGGGCAAGGGCGAGGTGCAGATCAGGGGCGTGGACTCCAACCTGTTCCTCGCCATGTCACACAAAGGGAAGCTCTATGGAGAG CCTAACGAGCTCAAGGAGAATACGGTGTGGGTGGAGACGCTGTCGGGCGCCTTCTACAACTACCTGTCCAAGAAGTATGCGCACATGGGGTGGTACCTCGGCCTCAAGAAGAGCGGCAAGCCCAAGCGGGGGCACAAGACGGAGTACGGCCAACGGGCGGTGCAATTCCTGCCGCGCCATCCTTACCCCATAGGATAG